A part of Amycolatopsis lurida genomic DNA contains:
- a CDS encoding sugar phosphate isomerase/epimerase family protein → MIRPGLCSVTLRRLDADEVASRAEKAGLQVIEWGADVHVRPGDDWAAERAFEAMARHGLTCDSYGSYFRATPVEAGKFGEIAATAVRLGASRIRVWAGKAGSADVDPDEREQVVAGLREAADVANEHGLEVALEFHGGTLTDTAESTVRLLEEVGRDNLGTYWQPPQDLPDDQALAGLELVLDRVRAVHVFSWWPSNERHPLMFRTELWTRAFSLLAKTGRPLDALLEFVPDNDPDLLPGEADSLRKLIEAGA, encoded by the coding sequence ATGATCCGCCCGGGACTGTGTTCGGTGACGCTGCGGCGGCTGGACGCCGACGAAGTCGCCAGCCGCGCCGAGAAGGCGGGCCTGCAGGTGATCGAGTGGGGCGCCGACGTCCATGTGCGCCCCGGCGACGACTGGGCGGCCGAGCGCGCGTTCGAGGCCATGGCACGGCACGGCCTGACGTGCGACTCCTACGGTTCCTACTTCCGCGCCACCCCGGTCGAGGCCGGGAAGTTCGGCGAGATCGCCGCCACCGCGGTCCGGCTCGGTGCCTCACGGATCCGGGTCTGGGCGGGCAAAGCGGGCTCCGCCGACGTCGACCCCGACGAACGCGAGCAGGTCGTCGCCGGTCTCCGCGAGGCCGCCGACGTCGCGAACGAACACGGTCTGGAGGTCGCGCTGGAGTTCCACGGCGGGACGCTGACCGACACCGCGGAATCGACCGTCCGGCTGCTCGAAGAGGTCGGCCGCGACAATCTCGGCACCTACTGGCAACCGCCGCAGGACCTGCCGGACGACCAGGCGCTGGCGGGGCTGGAACTGGTGCTCGACCGGGTGCGCGCGGTGCACGTCTTCTCGTGGTGGCCCAGCAACGAGCGGCATCCGCTGATGTTCCGGACGGAGCTGTGGACGCGGGCGTTCAGCCTCCTCGCCAAGACCGGCCGGCCGCTCGACGCGCTGCTGGAGTTCGTCCCGGACAACGATCCGGACCTGCTGCCCGGCGAGGCCGACTCGCTGCGGAAGCTGATCGAGGCGGGCGCATGA
- a CDS encoding LacI family DNA-binding transcriptional regulator, with the protein MAQRAAGSATLADVAREAGVSLATASRALNGGTRQVSVTLRESVLRAAERLQYTANVPAQAMARGRGNVVGLLVHDIVDPYFSSIASGVMRVAARHGLTVTIASTENHPEKELEYVTTLRGQRARAVILAGSRNEDSALQRNLTKELKAFEAADGQVVVIGQRKLPFDTVMLENRAGAADLAENLAALGHRDFLVLAGPPGLLTSRDRVLGFRDGLARHGLPLPENHVLRAEFTRDGGYAAMVRAIENGFRGCVFAVNDVMAVGAMAACRDRGLLVPAQIAIAGFDDIITLRDIRPSLSTVRVPIERMGEQALDFILDARAAAPRVKPITGEVVLRESTRPLEGK; encoded by the coding sequence ATGGCGCAGCGCGCCGCGGGTTCGGCCACCTTGGCCGACGTCGCCCGCGAGGCCGGAGTGTCGCTCGCGACGGCGTCGAGGGCGCTCAACGGCGGGACCAGACAGGTCAGCGTGACTCTGCGCGAATCGGTGCTTCGGGCCGCGGAACGGCTTCAGTACACGGCGAACGTGCCCGCGCAGGCGATGGCGCGCGGCCGCGGCAACGTCGTCGGGCTGCTGGTGCACGACATCGTCGACCCGTACTTCTCCTCGATCGCGTCCGGCGTGATGCGCGTGGCGGCCCGGCACGGGCTGACGGTCACCATCGCGAGCACCGAGAACCATCCGGAGAAGGAACTCGAGTACGTCACGACGTTGCGCGGGCAACGGGCACGAGCGGTCATCCTCGCCGGGTCGCGAAACGAAGACAGCGCCCTGCAACGGAATCTGACCAAGGAGCTCAAGGCGTTCGAGGCCGCCGACGGTCAGGTCGTGGTGATCGGGCAGCGGAAGCTGCCGTTCGACACCGTCATGCTGGAGAACCGGGCCGGAGCGGCGGATCTGGCGGAGAACCTCGCCGCGCTCGGGCACCGGGACTTCCTCGTGCTCGCCGGCCCGCCCGGCCTGCTGACCTCGCGGGATCGTGTCCTCGGTTTCCGTGACGGACTGGCCCGGCACGGTCTCCCGCTGCCCGAGAACCACGTCCTGCGCGCGGAATTCACCCGCGACGGCGGCTACGCGGCGATGGTGCGAGCGATCGAGAACGGCTTCCGCGGCTGCGTTTTCGCGGTCAACGACGTGATGGCCGTCGGCGCGATGGCCGCCTGCCGCGACCGCGGGCTGCTGGTCCCCGCGCAGATCGCGATCGCCGGGTTCGACGACATTATTACGTTGCGGGACATCAGGCCTTCGCTGTCGACTGTGCGTGTGCCGATCGAGCGCATGGGCGAACAGGCCCTTGACTTCATCCTCGACGCCCGCGCGGCCGCTCCCCGGGTCAAGCCGATCACCGGGGAGGTCGTGCTGCGCGAAAGTACCCGACCGTTGGAGGGAAAATGA
- a CDS encoding carbohydrate ABC transporter permease, translating into MTVDHAKPAAVGADRPAVKRTPAPKARRRSDRDGKWWTPWLFLAPALILFVYFKFIPMFTAVTMSFQDVQPYLGNTWVGGQNYSTVLGDEAFHSAIWHTIVIAVGQTAGSMIIGLALALLMEGQSKRLKFLRSAAFLPVVVPIAVVAELWRIMYHPTEDGMLNSILGLVGMGPSGFINDPDSSMLSVIVTGIWRGAPYDMMIFLAGLAGIDRGLYEAATVDGASRWRKILHVTLPGLRSVFSILFVLAAIRGLRVFTEVFLLTNGGPNGSTEVAMTLIYKLGLEQNRLGVGAAGAVLLFLATLVLTLFVQVLRRRRDA; encoded by the coding sequence ATGACCGTAGATCACGCCAAGCCGGCGGCCGTCGGCGCGGACCGTCCCGCAGTCAAGCGGACGCCCGCGCCGAAGGCCCGCAGGCGCAGCGACCGCGACGGGAAGTGGTGGACGCCGTGGCTGTTCCTGGCCCCCGCCCTGATCCTGTTCGTGTACTTCAAGTTCATCCCGATGTTCACCGCGGTGACGATGTCCTTCCAGGACGTCCAGCCGTACCTGGGCAACACGTGGGTCGGCGGGCAGAACTACAGCACCGTCCTCGGTGACGAGGCTTTCCACTCCGCGATCTGGCACACCATCGTGATCGCGGTCGGGCAGACCGCGGGGTCGATGATCATCGGCCTCGCCCTCGCCCTGCTGATGGAGGGTCAGAGCAAGCGGCTGAAGTTCCTGCGGTCGGCGGCGTTCCTGCCGGTGGTCGTGCCGATCGCGGTGGTCGCCGAACTCTGGCGGATCATGTACCACCCGACCGAGGACGGGATGCTGAACTCCATCCTCGGCCTGGTCGGGATGGGCCCGTCGGGCTTCATCAACGATCCCGACAGCTCGATGCTCTCGGTCATCGTCACCGGGATCTGGCGCGGTGCTCCATACGACATGATGATCTTCCTCGCGGGCCTCGCCGGGATCGACAGGGGGCTCTACGAAGCGGCCACTGTGGACGGTGCCTCGCGCTGGCGCAAGATCCTCCACGTGACGCTGCCGGGCCTGCGGTCGGTGTTCTCGATCCTGTTCGTCCTCGCGGCGATCCGCGGCCTGCGGGTGTTCACCGAGGTGTTCCTGCTGACCAACGGCGGGCCGAACGGCTCGACCGAGGTGGCGATGACCCTGATCTACAAACTCGGCCTGGAACAGAACCGGCTGGGCGTGGGCGCGGCGGGCGCGGTCCTGCTGTTCCTCGCGACGCTCGTGCTGACCTTGTTCGTCCAGGTGCTCCGACGGAGGCGAGACGCATGA
- a CDS encoding SGNH/GDSL hydrolase family protein, whose product MRFTEADKLLFAGDSITDSSRDRTDPASLGKGYVREIADLLGDGPEVVNRGINGNRIYDLEARWATDVLAASPTVLTVKIGINDTWRTFDRGLSSPIGKFRAAYSRLLAGAREHLPAELYVITPFLLPVEPEQQEWLGDLAPRVEAAIDVANEFGARLVRADLFMPRAAAEHGAATLAPDGVHPSPLGHRLLAEAWLATAGAPAEEAKLP is encoded by the coding sequence ATGAGGTTCACCGAAGCCGACAAGCTGCTCTTCGCCGGTGACTCCATCACCGACTCCAGCCGTGACCGCACGGATCCCGCGTCGCTGGGCAAGGGGTACGTCCGCGAGATCGCGGATCTCCTCGGCGACGGGCCGGAAGTGGTCAACCGGGGGATCAACGGCAACCGGATCTACGACCTCGAAGCCCGGTGGGCCACCGACGTCCTCGCGGCGAGCCCGACGGTGCTGACGGTGAAGATCGGCATCAACGACACCTGGCGGACCTTCGATCGCGGCCTGTCGAGCCCGATCGGCAAGTTCCGTGCCGCGTACTCCCGGCTACTGGCCGGTGCGCGGGAGCACCTTCCGGCCGAGTTGTACGTGATCACGCCGTTCCTGCTGCCGGTGGAACCGGAACAACAGGAGTGGCTCGGCGATCTGGCACCCCGCGTCGAGGCGGCGATCGACGTGGCGAACGAGTTCGGCGCGCGGCTGGTGCGCGCGGACCTGTTCATGCCGCGTGCGGCGGCCGAGCACGGGGCGGCGACGCTGGCCCCGGACGGTGTCCACCCCAGCCCGCTGGGGCACCGGCTGCTCGCCGAAGCCTGGCTCGCGACGGCCGGTGCTCCGGCCGAGGAGGCCAAGCTCCCGTAG
- a CDS encoding serine/threonine-protein kinase, which produces MTRNAIIAGRYRLEHKVGRGAMGVVWQARDERLDRTVAVKQLLPDTSPGDAPFRSIVRAMREARVAARLKHPHAVTVYDVVEQDGTPYLIMEFLSSRPLTELLADDGPLPAGRVAEIGAQIAAALAAAHEDGILHRDVTPNNILITEDGRAKIADFGLSHATGEGTMTGDGLVVGTPAYLSPEVADGEEPGYPSDVFSLGSTLYTVLEGAPPFGTDGNQIALLKRVARAEIVPPRSTGPLTDVLLRLLRRDPRERPDMAEAERMLAAVADGRPAFLSGTERLPAPTRRSRLPFAIAGGVVVAGGVLAGILLSDGDPPGAAAPVAVPVPSAAIPVCEARYEVANRWPGGSEIRVSVRNTQDTRLTGWEVSWTLPPGTRIATLWNGSLAQDGDRVRVSEVDWNAVLPVGGTTTFGFIATTEDDGGVTPVATCRSSWPG; this is translated from the coding sequence GTGACCCGGAACGCCATCATCGCCGGCCGTTACCGGCTGGAGCACAAGGTCGGCCGGGGCGCGATGGGCGTGGTGTGGCAGGCGCGGGACGAGCGGCTCGACCGCACGGTCGCGGTCAAGCAGTTGCTGCCGGACACTTCGCCGGGCGACGCGCCGTTCCGGTCGATCGTGCGCGCGATGCGGGAGGCCCGGGTCGCCGCACGGCTCAAGCATCCGCACGCCGTGACCGTCTACGACGTCGTGGAACAGGACGGAACCCCGTACCTGATCATGGAGTTCCTGTCGTCGCGGCCGCTGACGGAACTCCTCGCCGACGACGGCCCGCTCCCCGCGGGCCGCGTCGCGGAAATCGGCGCGCAGATCGCCGCCGCGCTGGCGGCCGCCCACGAGGACGGCATCCTGCACCGGGACGTCACGCCCAACAACATCCTGATCACCGAGGACGGCCGAGCGAAGATCGCCGACTTCGGCCTGTCCCACGCCACGGGTGAAGGGACGATGACCGGTGACGGTCTCGTCGTCGGCACACCGGCGTACCTCTCCCCCGAGGTCGCCGACGGCGAGGAACCCGGCTACCCGTCGGACGTGTTCTCGCTCGGCTCCACGCTCTACACCGTGCTGGAGGGCGCGCCGCCGTTCGGCACCGACGGCAACCAGATCGCCCTCCTCAAACGGGTCGCCCGCGCTGAGATCGTCCCGCCGCGGTCCACCGGCCCGCTCACGGACGTCCTGCTGCGGTTGCTCCGGCGCGATCCGCGGGAACGGCCGGACATGGCCGAGGCCGAGCGGATGCTCGCCGCCGTCGCCGACGGTCGCCCGGCGTTCCTGTCCGGGACCGAACGGCTTCCCGCGCCCACCCGCCGTTCGCGGTTGCCGTTCGCCATCGCGGGCGGCGTGGTCGTGGCGGGTGGTGTCCTGGCGGGGATCCTGCTGTCCGACGGCGACCCGCCCGGCGCCGCCGCTCCGGTGGCGGTACCGGTGCCTTCGGCCGCGATACCGGTGTGCGAAGCGCGGTACGAGGTCGCCAATCGCTGGCCCGGCGGCTCGGAGATCCGCGTTTCCGTCCGGAACACCCAGGACACCCGCCTCACCGGCTGGGAGGTCAGCTGGACCCTGCCGCCCGGCACCCGCATCGCCACTCTGTGGAACGGTTCCCTGGCACAGGACGGCGACCGCGTGCGAGTGTCCGAAGTGGACTGGAACGCGGTACTGCCCGTCGGCGGGACGACCACCTTCGGCTTCATCGCGACCACCGAGGACGACGGCGGGGTCACGCCGGTCGCGACGTGCCGGAGCTCCTGGCCGGGCTGA
- a CDS encoding TetR/AcrR family transcriptional regulator, with protein MPTVDRDVHPKIRLLETASRLFYAEGIHAVGVERLVSEAAVTRATFYRHYPTKDDLVAAYLSTTSERIRAGVDAVTQGKPAREALLAALGIIGDRTLDDDFRGCQFLNAAAEYPDPAHQVRQVIADHRDWFFGVLRDLARDAGHADPEHAARTLVLLRDGALHGGNLDDAETVRATLRRAVADLVP; from the coding sequence ATGCCGACTGTCGACCGGGACGTCCACCCGAAGATCCGGCTGCTCGAGACAGCGTCACGGCTGTTCTACGCCGAAGGCATCCATGCCGTCGGCGTAGAGCGCCTGGTCTCCGAAGCGGCCGTGACCAGGGCGACGTTCTACCGCCACTACCCCACCAAGGACGACCTCGTCGCCGCCTACCTGAGCACCACGAGCGAGCGGATCCGCGCGGGCGTCGACGCGGTGACACAAGGGAAGCCCGCCCGCGAAGCACTGCTCGCCGCACTGGGCATCATCGGCGACCGGACGCTCGACGACGACTTCCGCGGCTGCCAGTTCCTCAACGCGGCGGCCGAATACCCCGACCCCGCGCACCAGGTGCGCCAGGTCATCGCCGACCACCGGGACTGGTTCTTCGGCGTGCTTCGCGATTTGGCGCGCGACGCGGGCCATGCCGATCCCGAGCACGCCGCCCGCACCCTCGTCCTCCTCCGCGACGGCGCGCTTCACGGCGGGAACCTCGACGACGCCGAGACCGTGCGCGCCACTTTGCGCCGAGCCGTGGCCGACCTCGTCCCCTGA
- a CDS encoding carbohydrate ABC transporter permease, producing the protein MTAANDSALGLDAVKSPGGRILKFVLYALLLLVFAGPLLALLVSAFNDVSDPTALSVIPSSPTLDNFGIAFDLGVGMYLLNSFLVVGFGLLLQVVISVLAGYALARKKFRFMTFVLVAILATLMLPEEILAIPLSLILSDLPVVHLNLIGSLAGMIVPLGAWAFSILVMTEFMKDVPRELEEAARIDGAGDLRIFAQIILPMCKPALGVIGVFGFTMIWDQYLLPLLVSTDASTYTLPLALRTLRIDTNVTPGVIMAASLLALLPSVAAFLLFQRSFVRGLASGALKG; encoded by the coding sequence ATGACCGCGGCCAACGATTCCGCACTCGGCCTCGACGCCGTCAAATCGCCGGGCGGGCGGATCCTGAAGTTCGTCCTGTACGCCCTGCTGCTCCTGGTGTTCGCCGGACCGCTGCTGGCGTTGCTGGTCAGCGCGTTCAACGACGTCTCCGATCCGACGGCGCTGAGCGTCATCCCGTCCAGCCCGACCCTGGACAACTTCGGCATCGCCTTCGACCTGGGTGTGGGGATGTACCTCCTCAACTCGTTCCTGGTGGTCGGCTTCGGCTTGCTGCTGCAGGTCGTGATCTCGGTGCTGGCCGGCTACGCGCTGGCGCGCAAGAAGTTCCGGTTCATGACCTTCGTGCTGGTCGCGATCCTGGCGACGCTGATGCTGCCGGAGGAGATCCTCGCGATCCCGCTGTCGCTGATCCTGTCGGATCTGCCGGTGGTGCATCTGAACCTGATCGGCAGCCTCGCCGGCATGATCGTGCCCCTGGGCGCGTGGGCCTTCTCGATCCTGGTGATGACCGAGTTCATGAAGGACGTCCCCCGCGAACTCGAAGAGGCCGCGCGGATCGACGGGGCGGGCGACCTGCGGATCTTCGCGCAAATCATCCTCCCGATGTGCAAGCCCGCGCTCGGCGTGATCGGCGTCTTCGGCTTCACGATGATCTGGGACCAGTACCTGCTGCCGTTGCTGGTGTCGACCGATGCTTCGACCTACACCCTGCCGCTGGCCCTGCGGACCCTGCGCATCGACACGAACGTCACGCCCGGCGTGATCATGGCCGCGTCGCTGCTGGCGCTGCTCCCGTCGGTCGCCGCGTTCCTGCTCTTCCAGCGTTCGTTCGTCCGCGGCCTCGCCTCGGGCGCGCTCAAGGGCTGA
- a CDS encoding LacI family DNA-binding transcriptional regulator produces MSPTIRDVAAAAGVSITTVSHVLSGQGRISEETRRRVARAAAELGYQASVHAQQLVTRRSRTLAIQLANSVDASSACALVPNSDYFLEVLNGAAEAASKRSYALLLTPADADLDRLNAFAVDGAILVDPRGDEPFFATGWCQDRPLVTVGRPMAAPCPVPVVVDNDLVAAARLMLDHLADNGFERPSMITTDTARSYAADLVAGYTGWMADRGLEPVVVEIDEPPTTEGTAAALGRLLDRRVCPDAVFTTSENLALGVLHEARRRRLEVPGVLGICSAVDSGSLRLVSPQVTGMFVHPRDVGGRAATALMDLVEGVAGDRPHRIEVPVRLNARDSTSR; encoded by the coding sequence GTGTCGCCGACCATCCGTGACGTCGCCGCCGCCGCGGGAGTTTCGATCACCACCGTTTCCCATGTGCTCAGCGGGCAGGGCCGCATCTCCGAGGAGACCCGGCGGCGCGTCGCGCGGGCGGCGGCCGAACTCGGTTATCAGGCCAGCGTGCACGCGCAGCAGTTGGTCACCCGGCGCAGCCGTACCTTGGCGATCCAGCTCGCGAATTCGGTCGACGCGAGCAGCGCCTGCGCGCTCGTGCCCAATTCGGACTACTTCCTCGAAGTCCTCAACGGCGCGGCCGAGGCCGCGTCGAAACGTTCGTACGCCCTGCTCCTGACTCCGGCGGACGCCGACCTCGACCGGCTGAACGCCTTCGCCGTCGACGGCGCGATCCTGGTGGATCCCCGCGGAGACGAGCCTTTCTTCGCGACCGGCTGGTGCCAGGACCGGCCGCTGGTGACCGTCGGACGTCCGATGGCGGCGCCGTGCCCGGTGCCCGTCGTCGTCGACAACGATCTGGTCGCGGCCGCCCGGCTGATGCTGGATCACTTGGCGGACAACGGTTTCGAGCGGCCGTCGATGATCACCACCGACACGGCCCGCTCGTACGCGGCCGATCTGGTCGCGGGGTACACCGGCTGGATGGCGGACCGGGGCCTGGAGCCGGTGGTGGTCGAGATCGACGAACCGCCCACCACCGAAGGCACGGCGGCGGCACTGGGCAGGCTCCTCGACCGGCGGGTGTGCCCGGACGCAGTCTTCACGACATCGGAGAACCTCGCTCTCGGTGTCCTTCACGAGGCCCGCCGCCGACGGCTGGAGGTACCCGGCGTGCTCGGGATCTGCAGCGCGGTGGACAGCGGTTCGCTACGGCTCGTTTCGCCGCAGGTGACCGGGATGTTCGTGCATCCCCGCGACGTGGGCGGCCGAGCGGCGACGGCGTTGATGGATCTCGTCGAGGGGGTGGCCGGGGACCGGCCGCACCGGATCGAGGTTCCGGTGCGGCTGAACGCGCGGGATTCGACCTCTCGCTAG
- a CDS encoding flavodoxin family protein has translation MKVLVLDSSPRREGNSWALAQALAKGAEEAGHAVGFVRLSDFVESPLGDCRECRSSDRSCGIGDGYERLLFDHVLPADAIVYATPLHWYGMTGRLKSFFDRLFCYTSGSSPHTSEVVPGLMHKRAAVLISCEESYRGATLGLEAQFQELTRYLRQDLAGIVVGVGNSRGEVERDPARPLEAAADLGRRLGDAHVTDYRLDTDRPNRVWGPPVEA, from the coding sequence ATGAAGGTCTTGGTGCTCGATTCGAGCCCGCGTCGGGAAGGCAACTCCTGGGCGCTCGCGCAGGCACTGGCCAAGGGGGCGGAAGAAGCAGGACACGCGGTCGGCTTCGTCCGCCTCTCCGATTTCGTCGAGTCGCCGCTGGGTGACTGCCGCGAGTGCCGGTCGAGCGACCGCTCCTGCGGCATCGGGGACGGCTACGAGCGCCTGCTGTTCGACCACGTGCTCCCGGCGGACGCGATCGTCTACGCGACACCGCTGCACTGGTACGGCATGACCGGGCGCCTCAAATCCTTCTTCGACCGGCTTTTCTGCTACACCTCCGGCAGTTCTCCGCATACCTCGGAGGTCGTGCCGGGGTTGATGCACAAACGCGCCGCGGTGCTGATCTCGTGCGAGGAGAGCTACCGCGGCGCGACGCTCGGCCTGGAGGCCCAGTTCCAGGAACTCACGCGCTATCTGCGTCAGGACCTCGCCGGGATCGTGGTCGGCGTCGGCAACAGCCGGGGCGAGGTGGAGCGCGATCCGGCGCGGCCGCTGGAGGCGGCGGCGGACCTCGGCCGTAGGCTGGGCGACGCCCATGTCACCGACTATCGGCTGGACACCGACCGGCCGAACCGCGTTTGGGGACCGCCCGTGGAGGCCTGA
- a CDS encoding polysaccharide lyase 6 family protein gives MDRRRFLSGATLGAALVTVPWVTAGTASAKPQGLCALNVSSLSELQNAINKAGPGAVITVNNGTYTVPTGKPISIKGRRGTKDQPITIVAQSRGGVTFNGEQSFVFDDSTGVTISGFKFRQSTTLEIPANCSRIRLTRNDLQFADLPDLHWVMVRADNSKIDRNHFHHKTTLGVMLCIEGADEDKMAADVEVFRNYFSDHTFPGDNGGEPIRLGVSPRALSTAGAKIEFNLFERANGDPEAISVKSSGNFIRNNTIRNSRGGIVLRHGNKSVVESNFILGGKEGIRIYGNDHKIVNNYVAGVSGTALVVGSGSVRDHFPGESKESRRGNDAADRVLIAHNTLLNNSGTLSGETKRTIEPRDCTISDNIFVGGNGDLVTMSTTGNFTWSGNILWGSGGNGNIPAGTFRRVDPKLVQGTDGVSRLAAGSPAIDAASLSTAPVTLDLDGQARGSLRDVGADEYSTAAIANRPLTTADVGPGAP, from the coding sequence ATGGATCGCAGAAGGTTCCTCAGCGGCGCCACCCTCGGCGCCGCGCTGGTCACCGTCCCCTGGGTCACCGCGGGCACGGCGTCGGCCAAACCGCAGGGGCTTTGCGCGCTGAACGTCAGTTCGCTGTCCGAACTGCAGAACGCGATCAACAAGGCGGGCCCCGGTGCCGTCATCACCGTGAACAACGGCACGTACACCGTGCCGACGGGCAAGCCGATCAGCATCAAGGGCAGGCGCGGCACGAAGGACCAGCCCATCACCATCGTCGCCCAGTCCCGCGGCGGGGTGACGTTCAACGGTGAGCAGAGCTTCGTCTTCGACGACTCCACCGGCGTCACGATCAGCGGGTTCAAGTTCCGCCAGAGCACCACGCTGGAGATCCCGGCGAACTGCTCGCGGATCCGGTTGACCCGCAACGATCTCCAGTTCGCCGACCTCCCCGATCTGCACTGGGTGATGGTCCGCGCCGACAACAGCAAGATCGACCGCAACCACTTCCACCACAAGACGACCCTCGGCGTCATGCTCTGTATCGAGGGCGCGGACGAAGACAAGATGGCCGCGGACGTCGAGGTCTTCCGGAACTACTTCTCCGACCACACCTTCCCCGGTGACAACGGCGGCGAGCCGATCCGGCTCGGAGTCAGCCCGCGTGCGCTGAGCACCGCCGGAGCCAAGATCGAGTTCAACCTCTTCGAACGCGCGAACGGCGACCCGGAGGCGATCTCGGTCAAGTCGTCGGGCAACTTCATCCGCAACAACACCATCCGGAACAGCCGCGGCGGCATCGTGCTGCGCCACGGCAACAAGTCCGTCGTCGAATCCAACTTCATCCTCGGCGGTAAGGAGGGCATCCGGATCTACGGCAACGACCACAAGATCGTCAACAACTACGTCGCCGGAGTCTCCGGCACCGCGCTGGTCGTCGGCAGCGGCTCCGTCCGGGACCACTTCCCGGGTGAATCGAAGGAATCACGGCGCGGCAACGACGCGGCGGACCGCGTGCTCATCGCGCACAACACGCTGCTGAACAACAGCGGCACGCTGTCCGGCGAGACCAAACGGACGATCGAACCGCGCGACTGCACGATCTCCGACAACATCTTCGTCGGCGGCAACGGCGACCTGGTCACGATGAGCACCACGGGCAACTTCACCTGGTCGGGCAACATCCTGTGGGGTTCGGGCGGGAACGGGAACATCCCCGCGGGCACCTTCCGCCGGGTCGACCCGAAGCTCGTGCAGGGCACCGACGGGGTCTCGCGGCTCGCCGCGGGCAGCCCCGCCATCGACGCGGCGAGCCTGTCGACCGCGCCGGTCACGCTGGACCTCGACGGTCAGGCCCGCGGCAGCCTGCGTGACGTCGGCGCCGACGAGTACTCGACGGCCGCCATCGCCAACCGGCCGCTCACCACCGCGGACGTCGGCCCCGGCGCTCCGTAG
- a CDS encoding alpha/beta fold hydrolase, whose protein sequence is MSNQKPTIVLVHGAFADSSSWNGVVPKLREQGYRVLAAANPLRGIESDADYVADVVNGVDGPVVLAGHSYGGVVISRAATAAPNVKALVYIAAFQPEAGESVFELSGRFEGGKLGPDTTNVLAAQGELSIKPENFSDVFAADVPVETADVMAVTQRPVTERALATPFDGEPAWKNLPSWALVAEQDHAIPAAAQAFMAERAGSEVTTVAASHAVSVSRPDVVAEIVLAAAAKVA, encoded by the coding sequence ATGAGCAACCAGAAGCCCACCATCGTCCTGGTCCACGGCGCTTTCGCCGACTCGTCCAGCTGGAACGGCGTCGTCCCGAAGCTGCGTGAGCAGGGCTATCGCGTGCTGGCCGCCGCGAACCCGCTGCGCGGGATCGAGTCCGACGCGGACTACGTCGCCGACGTCGTCAACGGCGTGGACGGCCCTGTGGTGCTGGCCGGGCACTCCTACGGCGGCGTGGTGATCAGCCGCGCGGCCACCGCCGCGCCGAATGTCAAGGCGCTCGTCTACATCGCCGCCTTCCAGCCGGAGGCAGGGGAGAGCGTGTTCGAGCTGTCCGGCCGGTTCGAAGGCGGCAAGCTCGGCCCGGACACCACGAACGTCCTGGCCGCCCAGGGTGAGTTGTCGATCAAGCCCGAGAACTTCTCGGACGTGTTCGCGGCCGACGTCCCCGTGGAGACCGCCGACGTCATGGCGGTCACCCAGCGCCCGGTCACCGAGCGCGCGCTCGCCACTCCGTTCGACGGCGAGCCGGCGTGGAAGAACCTGCCGTCGTGGGCGCTGGTCGCCGAGCAGGACCACGCGATCCCCGCCGCCGCGCAGGCGTTCATGGCCGAGCGTGCCGGTTCGGAAGTCACGACTGTCGCTGCTTCGCACGCTGTCTCGGTCTCGCGGCCGGACGTCGTCGCGGAGATCGTCCTCGCGGCGGCCGCCAAGGTCGCTTGA